Genomic segment of Mycolicibacterium psychrotolerans:
TGTGACACCGATGTGACAAGCTGCCGGGGTGTTCGCAGCAGTCGGCCGGGGCCGCGCAGCCGGGATCGCGGCGGGCGTGCTCGCCGACCGCGTGTTCGGCGATCCGTCGCGGGGGCACCCGGTAGCGCTGTTCGGCAGCGCCGCAGCGGGGCTCGAGCGACGTGTCTACGCCGACAGTCGCAGCGCCGGTGCCCTGCACACGGCTGCACTGCTCGGCGTCGTCGCCCTCGCCGGAGCCGCGGCCGAACGCACCGGCCGGCGCGCCGGCGTCGTCGCCGAGACGGTGTGTGTCGCCGGCGCGACGTTCACCGCGCTGGGCGGTACGTCGCTGACCCGCACCGGCGCGCAGATGGCCGATCTGCTGGCGGCAGGCGACCTCGACGCAGCCCGCCGCCTGTTGCCGTCGCTGTGCGGACGGGACCCGTCGGTGCTCGACGCCGCCGGCCTGACCCGCGCCGCGCTGGAGTCGGTCGCGGAGAACACCTCCGACGCGCAGGTGGGTCCGCTGGTGTGGGCGGCGCTGGGCGGAATCCCGGCGGTGCTGGTGTACCGCGCGGCCAACACGCTCGACGCGATGATCGGCAACAAGTCGCCGCGCTACCTGCGGTTCGGCTGGGCCGCAGCTCGACTCGACGATCTGCTGAACCTGGCCGCGGCCCGGCTGACGGGCCTGTTCGTCGTGGCGTGCGCGCCGGTGGTGGGCGGCTCGCAGGCCGGCGCGGTGCGGGCCTGGCGCCGGGACGCGAGCAGGCACCCCAGTCCC
This window contains:
- a CDS encoding cobalamin biosynthesis protein, whose translation is MFAAVGRGRAAGIAAGVLADRVFGDPSRGHPVALFGSAAAGLERRVYADSRSAGALHTAALLGVVALAGAAAERTGRRAGVVAETVCVAGATFTALGGTSLTRTGAQMADLLAAGDLDAARRLLPSLCGRDPSVLDAAGLTRAALESVAENTSDAQVGPLVWAALGGIPAVLVYRAANTLDAMIGNKSPRYLRFGWAAARLDDLLNLAAARLTGLFVVACAPVVGGSQAGAVRAWRRDASRHPSPNAGVAEAAFAGALGIRLGGPTQYAHELEIRPTLGDGRAPDIADLARAVRLSRAVQVVAAAAAVSVACRTGRRACPAV